The DNA region GCCCATCTTGGAACAGATCACCGTGATCGGCTCGCGCTCGATCATCGCCTCATAGGGCACTTCCTCGACCTCGCCCGCCTCGGCAAACATCGTGCGGCGCGCGCCTTTGGCCCATGTTTTGCCAAAGGTTTTCTGCACATCCTTGAGGTCTGCCCCGATGCGCTTCCATTGCAAATGCGGATCGGCCAGCAAATCCACCAGCCCGGCACGTTCCAGCATCAAGGCGTCACGTTCCGCAATCAGCTCCATCTCTTCAAGCTTGCGCAAAGACCGCAAGCGCATGTTGAGAATGGCCTCGGTCTGAATTTCCGTCAGCGAACCCTTACCCGGGACCGGAGGGGCATAATCCTTTTCCGTCATCGCACGCGGCGGCGTAAGCGACCAATCCTGCGCCATCAGCGCACGCTTTGGGTCCGCGTCATAGCGGATGATATCGATCACACGGTCAAGGTTCAGGAACGCGGTGATGAAACCTGCAAGCACCTCAAGCCGGTGGTCAATCTTGTCCATCCGGTGCTGGCTGCGCCGTTGTAGCACATTGCGGCGATGGTCCAGAAACGCGCGCAGCACCTCTTTGAGACTGCACACTTTTGGGGTACGCCCGTCGATCAACGTGTTCATATTCAGGCTGAAGCGGATCTCCAGATCGGAGTTTTTGAACAACATCCCCATCAGCATATCCGGATCGACCGTGCGGGTCTTGGGTTCAATGATCATGCGCAGATCCTCGGCGGATTCGTCGCGCACATCGCCAAAGATCGGGATCTTTTTGGTGTGGATCAGCTCTGCCAGCTTCTCGATCAGCTTGGATTTCTGAACCTGATAGGGGATTTCGGTGACAACAATCTGCCATTGGCCACGGCCCAGATCCTCGACCTCCCATTTCGCGCGCAAACGGAATGATCCGCGGCCCGTGCGGTAGGCATCCAGAATATTCCCGCGCGGCTCCACGATCACGCCCCCCGTCGGGAAGTCGGGGCCGGGGATCAAACCCACCAGCGCGTCATCCGCGATCTCGGGATCTTTGATCATGGCTTGGCAGGCGTCGATCAGCTCATGCAGGTTATGCGGCGGAATATTGGTCGCCATACCAACCGCAATCCCCGTTGAGCCATTGGCCAACAGATGCGGAAAGGCGGCGGGCATAACCACCGGCTCTTCCAGCGTGCCGTCATAGTTGGGGCGGTAATCGACGGCGTTCTCCGTCAGGCCTTCCATCAGCTTTTCGGCAATCGCGGTCAGTCGCGCCTCGGTATAACGGCTGGCGGCAGGGTTATCGCCGTCAATGTTGCCAAAGTTGCCCTGCCCGTCGACCAACGGATAGCGCACGTTGAAATCCTGCGCCAAACGCGCCATCGCATCATAAATCGCACTATCCCCATGCGGGTGATAGTTCCCCATCACATCGCCCGAGATTTTGGCCGATTTGCGAAAGCCACCAGTGGGCGAAAGCTTCAGCTCGCGCATCGCATACAGGATACGGCGGTGCACAGGCTTCAGACCATCGCGCGCATCGGGCAAGGCACGGTGCATGATCGTCGAAAGCGCATAGGTCAGATACCGGTCGCCGATCGCACGGCGCAGCGGTTCCGAGGTGGTCATGGGCGGTGTGTCGGGGTGATCGGGCGATTTTGTCATGGTTAGCGGTGTAATGGCCCCGCACGAAACGGTCCAGCCGAAATCCCGCCCGTGCGGCCAAGATAACCGGTCCAAGCGTGATAACTTGTGGATAAACCGTTTCCACGTGGTTTTTGCGTGTTTTCTGACGGCCTAAAGTGCCATAGTGCAGGCATTAACAAATCGTAAAGACGCACAACGGGGTAATTGGTATGTGGAAGTTGGTGGTTTTGCTGGGAGTCGGCATGTTCGTAGCCCTGATGTTGGGCGGCGAGGACAAAGGCCAACTTCGGCAAGGCCTTGTCGGGGTTGATCCCGCGACAAGCAAAGTGCTGCGCCCGCCTCAGGTGGTGGAAACGACCCCTGTGGAAGCGGTGGCACGGGTCAATTTCACCCCCGTCACCGTACAAAAAACCCAATATACCGGCCAGGCACCGATCACAGGCAGCTTTGTGCTGTCTTCGGTAGAGGCAGGCACCCCTACCCCTCAACCCGTTTCCTTGCAAAGCGACGCAGCCCTGCCAGTGATGTATATCAACGCCTCGGCGGTGAATGTGCGTGGCGGACCATCGACCGATTACGGCGTTGTGGGCCGCCTCACCCGCGATGAGGCCGTGGCCGTGGTTTCCCCCGCGCAAGGTGGTTGGGTGCAGATTCGCATTGAGGGCGACGGGGTGGACGGCTTTGTCGCCGCACGCCTGCTAACCAATATCGATCCGCTTGATTGACCTATAGCTGCCATTGACGCTAGGGCTTTACCCAAAAGGGGCCTTGGCATGACACAAAAATCCATTCTTATCACCGGCTGCTCATCGGGCATCGGGCTTGATGCCGCGCAAACCCTGCATGCACGCGGCTGGCGGGTGTTTGCGACCTGCCGCGCCGAGGAGGATTGCCAGCGCTTGCGCGACGAGGGGTTGGAAAGCTTTGTGCTGGATTATGACGATGAGGCCAGCATCGCCGCCGCCGTCGATGAGACCCTGCGCCGGACCGGCGGCACGCTTGATGCGCTCTATAACAACGGGGCCTATGCCTGCCCCGGCGCGGTAGAGGATTTGCCCCGCGATGCGATGCGCGCGATATTCGAGACCAATCTCTTTGGCTATCACGACCTGACCCGGCGGATCATCCCCGTGATGCGTGCGCAGGGACACGGGCGGATTATCAACTGTTCCTCGGTGCTTGGCTTGGTGGGCATGCGCTGGCGCGGGGCCTATGTCGCGACGAAATTCGCGCTGGAGGGATTGACGGATGTGCTGCGCATCGAGATGCGCGGAAGCGGCATCCATGTGGTAATGATCGAACCCGGCCCCATTCCCACCAAGTTCCGCCAAAACGCGGCCGCCCAGTTCGAACATTGGGTCGATTGGAAAAACTCGGCCCACCGCGCAGACTATGAAACGGTTAGGGCGCGGTTTTACGCCGCAACAGGCCCTGACAGGTTCGAACTGCCGCCAAGCGCTGTGACCGACAAGCTTATCCGTGCACTAGAGGCAGACCGCCCCAAAGCGCGGTATTTCGTGACCACAGCAACCTATCTGATGGACATCGCACGACGCATCTTGCCAAATGCCGCCCTCGATTGGTTGATCGCAAAAGGCTGAGCCGATGTTTTGGGTTCGCTTTTCCCCGCGTTGCGCTTACATCAGGATCAAAGCTGCAAAAAGGAGACCCTGAATGCTGAACGATCCGCTTTTTATCATTGCCGCTATTGCCTGCCTGACCGTTGTGGCCATCTTGATTTTGGGCATCGGCACATTTGGCAAAGGCGGTGAGGGGTCTGCGAAACGCTCAAACAAGCTGATGCGTTACCGCATTTACGCGCAGGCGGTTGCGGTTGCCCTGATATTGCTGTTTGTCTTTATGCGCAGAATGGGGGGCTGAACATGGTTGTACTGTCAAAGATCTACACCAAGACCGGCGACAAGGGCGAAACAGCCCTTGGAAATGGCGACCGCGTGGCCAAGCACAGCCTGCGTGTGTCCAGCTATGGCACCGTGGATGAGGCCAACGCCACCATTGGCCTTGCGCGAATGCATGCGACCGGCACTGTCGATGAGGCGCTTGCCCGTATTTCCAACGACATGTTCGATCTGGGGGCCGATCTTTGCACCCCCGACCGCGATAAAGATGCCGAGGCGCCCTACCCCCGCCTTCGCATTGTCGACGCGCAGGTTGACCGGCTCGAATCCGAGATCGACGAGATGAACACCAAGCTAACACCTTTGCGCAGCTTTATCCTGCCCGGGGGCACCGCGCTTGCCGCCCATCTGCACCTGTGCCGCACCGTATGCCGCCGCGCCGAACGGATGACCGTGGAACTGGCCGCCGAAGAGGATGTGAACCCTGCCGCCGTCAAATACCTCAACCGCTTGTCGGACTGGTTTTTTGTGGCAGGCCGGATCGCCAATAACGACGGTGAGGATGATGTGCT from Pseudorhodobacter turbinis includes:
- a CDS encoding SDR family oxidoreductase — protein: MTQKSILITGCSSGIGLDAAQTLHARGWRVFATCRAEEDCQRLRDEGLESFVLDYDDEASIAAAVDETLRRTGGTLDALYNNGAYACPGAVEDLPRDAMRAIFETNLFGYHDLTRRIIPVMRAQGHGRIINCSSVLGLVGMRWRGAYVATKFALEGLTDVLRIEMRGSGIHVVMIEPGPIPTKFRQNAAAQFEHWVDWKNSAHRADYETVRARFYAATGPDRFELPPSAVTDKLIRALEADRPKARYFVTTATYLMDIARRILPNAALDWLIAKG
- a CDS encoding twin transmembrane helix small protein, encoding MLNDPLFIIAAIACLTVVAILILGIGTFGKGGEGSAKRSNKLMRYRIYAQAVAVALILLFVFMRRMGG
- a CDS encoding cob(I)yrinic acid a,c-diamide adenosyltransferase gives rise to the protein MVVLSKIYTKTGDKGETALGNGDRVAKHSLRVSSYGTVDEANATIGLARMHATGTVDEALARISNDMFDLGADLCTPDRDKDAEAPYPRLRIVDAQVDRLESEIDEMNTKLTPLRSFILPGGTALAAHLHLCRTVCRRAERMTVELAAEEDVNPAAVKYLNRLSDWFFVAGRIANNDGEDDVLWVPGLTR
- a CDS encoding SH3 domain-containing protein yields the protein MFVALMLGGEDKGQLRQGLVGVDPATSKVLRPPQVVETTPVEAVARVNFTPVTVQKTQYTGQAPITGSFVLSSVEAGTPTPQPVSLQSDAALPVMYINASAVNVRGGPSTDYGVVGRLTRDEAVAVVSPAQGGWVQIRIEGDGVDGFVAARLLTNIDPLD
- the parC gene encoding DNA topoisomerase IV subunit A; translated protein: MTKSPDHPDTPPMTTSEPLRRAIGDRYLTYALSTIMHRALPDARDGLKPVHRRILYAMRELKLSPTGGFRKSAKISGDVMGNYHPHGDSAIYDAMARLAQDFNVRYPLVDGQGNFGNIDGDNPAASRYTEARLTAIAEKLMEGLTENAVDYRPNYDGTLEEPVVMPAAFPHLLANGSTGIAVGMATNIPPHNLHELIDACQAMIKDPEIADDALVGLIPGPDFPTGGVIVEPRGNILDAYRTGRGSFRLRAKWEVEDLGRGQWQIVVTEIPYQVQKSKLIEKLAELIHTKKIPIFGDVRDESAEDLRMIIEPKTRTVDPDMLMGMLFKNSDLEIRFSLNMNTLIDGRTPKVCSLKEVLRAFLDHRRNVLQRRSQHRMDKIDHRLEVLAGFITAFLNLDRVIDIIRYDADPKRALMAQDWSLTPPRAMTEKDYAPPVPGKGSLTEIQTEAILNMRLRSLRKLEEMELIAERDALMLERAGLVDLLADPHLQWKRIGADLKDVQKTFGKTWAKGARRTMFAEAGEVEEVPYEAMIEREPITVICSKMGWIRAMKGHVSLDTEAKFKDGDEGRFLFHAETTDRIILVGSNGRFYTILGANLPGGRGMGEPVRLMVDLPNEAEIIDLMIHHAGIKLLVASSEGDGFICPADEVVAQTRAGKQVQSLRGDAKTLVVKPVTGDHVAVVGENRKVLVFALDELPEMAKGKGVRLQKYKDGGMSDATTFTLSEGLSWKDPAGRTRNQTELDEWRAKRATAGRMAPRGFPRDNKFN